The following are encoded together in the Peromyscus leucopus breed LL Stock chromosome 1, UCI_PerLeu_2.1, whole genome shotgun sequence genome:
- the LOC114695008 gene encoding olfactory receptor 13A1-like encodes MLSTSMDSSNETMVTEFVLEGFSEHPDLQLVLIGCFLTLYMMALLGNIVIIALVTSSTGLHSPMYFFLCNLATMDIVCISSVLPKALVGLISEKNTISFKGCMTQLFFLVWSGSSELLLLTVMAYDRYIAICHPLHYSSRMSPHLCGALAMGVWSICALNASINTGLMTRLSFCGPKVITHFFCEIPPLLLLSCSPTYVNSIMTLVADAFYGGINFILTLLSYGCIIASILRMRSTEGKRKAFSTCSSHLIVVCVFYSSVFCAYISPASSYSPERSKVTSVLYSVLSPTLNPLIYTLRNKDVKLALGRLLPSSSH; translated from the coding sequence ATGCTCTCCACAAGCATGGATAGTTCCAATGAGACAATGGTGACAGAGTTTGTGCTGGAAGGGTTCTCAGAGCACCCTGATCTACAGCTGGTCCTGATCGGCTGCTTCCTGACCCTTTATATGATGGCTCTACTAGGCAACATTGTCATCATTGCTTTGGTCACCTCCAGCACTGGGCTCCACAgtcccatgtactttttcctgtGCAACCTGGCCACCATGGATATTGTCTGCATCTCCTCCGTGCTGCCCAAGGCACTGGTTGGTCTAATCTCTGAGAAAAACACCATCTCCTTCAAAGGGTGCATGACTCAGCTCTTCTTCCTTGTGTGGTCTGGATCCTCTGAGCTACTGCTGCTCACagtcatggcctatgaccgctacaTAGCCATCTGCCATCCCCTGCACTACAGCTCTAGGATGAGCCCACACCTGTGTGGGGCCCTAGCCATGGGTGTGTGGTCCATCTGTGCTCTGAACGCATCTATCAACACTGGTCTGATGACAAGGCTGTCATTCTGTGGTCCCAAGGTCATCACCCACTTCTTCTGTGAgatccccccactcctcctcctctcctgcagcCCCACATATGTGAATAGCATTATGACTCTTGTGGCAGATGCCTTTTATGGAGGCATCAACTTCATCCTCACCTTACTCTCCTATGGCTGCATCATCGCCAGCATCCTGCGCATGCGCTCTACTGAGGGCAAGAGGAAGGCCTTTTCTacctgctcctcccacctcatCGTGGTCTGTGTGTTCTACTCATCTGTGTTCTGTGCCTACATCAGTCCTGCTTCCAGCTACAGcccagaaagaagcaaagtgacTTCGGTGCTGTACTCAGTGCTCAGCCCAACCCTGAACCCCCTCATCTATACACTGAGGAACAAGGATGTCAAGCTCGCCTTGGGAAGACTCTTGCCCTCTTCCTCACACTAA